In a genomic window of Sulfurimonas denitrificans DSM 1251:
- the murJ gene encoding murein biosynthesis integral membrane protein MurJ, producing MFKAIFTNSFGILFSRVLGFLRDMLTASALGANIYSDIFFVAFKLPNLFRRIFAEGAFTQAFIPAYAHSKHKSLFSANIFLLFLSIILVITLLVNIFPSFATSIIAVGFDEKTVELSEPFVAINFWYLPLIFGVTFLSTMLQYKRHFATTAFSTALLNISLIVALLLSEDKSQNEIVYYLSFGVVIGGILQLIVHVITLYHLGLFKPLMGGFKYLRQKSQLIKEESKRFKKQFFPAMWGNSTPQVSAFLDTFLASFLATGSISYLYYANRIFQLPLAIFAIATSIALFPSIARYIKNSDEQKARYYMQKAFWFLAFLLLASTIGGYIFSHEIIWLLFERGSFVAKDTLISSYILQMYMIGLLPLGLQKLFLLWLYTNEQQLLAAKIATFSLIFYIVFALILITPMGAAGLALAGTISGFIGFGMTIKAFGVKDFFDILRNKKAIYLLVGSSIFTIILIVLKDFISVYI from the coding sequence ATGTTTAAAGCCATATTTACCAATAGTTTTGGAATTTTGTTCTCAAGAGTTTTAGGATTTTTAAGAGATATGTTAACAGCTTCTGCTCTTGGAGCAAATATATACAGCGATATATTCTTTGTAGCTTTTAAACTCCCAAATCTCTTTAGAAGAATCTTCGCAGAGGGCGCATTTACTCAAGCTTTTATACCTGCTTATGCTCACTCAAAACATAAGTCACTTTTTTCAGCAAATATATTTTTACTTTTTTTATCAATCATACTTGTAATAACTCTGCTTGTAAACATTTTTCCATCTTTTGCTACGTCAATTATAGCTGTGGGATTTGATGAAAAAACAGTTGAGTTATCAGAGCCTTTTGTTGCTATAAACTTTTGGTATCTGCCTCTTATCTTTGGTGTTACATTTTTAAGTACTATGCTTCAATACAAACGCCACTTCGCAACGACAGCATTCTCTACTGCACTCTTAAATATCTCTCTTATTGTAGCTCTGCTGCTCTCAGAAGATAAAAGCCAGAATGAGATAGTTTATTATCTTAGTTTTGGTGTAGTTATTGGCGGTATTTTACAACTAATTGTACATGTAATAACTCTCTATCATCTAGGTCTTTTTAAACCTTTAATGGGCGGTTTTAAATATTTGAGACAAAAATCCCAACTTATAAAAGAGGAGAGTAAAAGATTTAAAAAACAGTTCTTTCCTGCAATGTGGGGAAATTCAACACCACAAGTTAGTGCTTTTTTAGACACTTTTTTGGCTTCATTTTTAGCAACTGGTTCTATTAGCTATCTTTACTATGCTAACCGCATATTTCAGCTCCCTCTTGCCATTTTTGCAATTGCTACTTCTATAGCTCTCTTCCCATCAATTGCAAGATATATAAAAAACAGTGATGAACAAAAAGCAAGATACTACATGCAAAAAGCTTTTTGGTTTTTAGCTTTTTTACTCTTGGCTAGTACAATTGGCGGATATATATTCTCACATGAGATTATCTGGCTTCTATTTGAGAGAGGCTCATTTGTAGCTAAAGACACGTTAATTAGCTCTTACATTCTTCAAATGTATATGATAGGACTTTTACCACTTGGACTTCAAAAACTATTTTTACTTTGGTTATATACAAACGAACAACAACTTCTTGCCGCAAAAATAGCAACTTTTTCTCTTATTTTCTACATTGTCTTTGCTCTAATCCTAATTACACCAATGGGAGCTGCTGGTTTAGCACTAGCTGGAACAATAAGCGGATTTATAGGCTTTGGTATGACTATAAAAGCATTTGGAGTAAAAGATTTTTTTGATATACTCCGAAACAAAAAAGCAATTTATCTCTTAGTTGGCTCTTCTATTTTTACAATTATACTTATAGTTTTAAAGGATTTTATCAGTGTTTATATTTGA
- the cysS gene encoding cysteine--tRNA ligase: MFIFDSAKKIKREFIPQEQGKVSLYVCGPTVYDDAHLGHAKSALVFDLLCRVLNANGYEVTYARNITDIDDKIINRAQEQNKTIKEVTDFYTDAYHKEMALLGISRPDIEPKATESLDAMYALVQKLLDNKHAYTTDDGDVYFDTSSDSKYLTLSNRVQDESEKLQRVQSSSQKRNPADFALWKSIHDESVTFGSPFGKGRPGWHLECSAMIEKHLSKPNAKFAVDIHGGGADLLFPHHENEAAQTRCATDHALAAYWMHNGFVNIDGEKMSKSLGNSFFLKDALKIYDGEVLRFYLLSTHYRSNFNFNEEDLATAKKRLDKIYRLKKRLFGVTYEDEKTDFKKELLETLSDDLNISASLALIEEMITRANETLDTAGKHKELKREALSNLSFIEKILGFGIKNPYEYFQFGVNEETKTEIAKLIEKRAEAKKSKDFAASDMLRDKILAYGVNLMDTPQGSFWEKI, encoded by the coding sequence GTGTTTATATTTGATTCGGCGAAAAAGATAAAAAGAGAGTTTATTCCACAAGAACAAGGAAAAGTTTCTCTTTACGTCTGCGGACCCACTGTTTATGATGATGCGCATTTGGGGCATGCAAAGAGCGCCTTAGTTTTTGACCTTCTCTGTAGAGTTTTAAATGCAAACGGTTATGAAGTTACTTACGCTAGAAACATAACAGACATAGATGACAAAATTATAAATAGAGCCCAAGAGCAAAACAAAACTATAAAAGAAGTAACAGATTTTTATACAGATGCTTATCATAAAGAGATGGCACTTCTTGGCATTTCACGCCCAGACATAGAGCCAAAAGCCACAGAATCACTTGATGCAATGTATGCTCTTGTACAAAAACTCCTTGATAATAAACATGCTTATACAACTGATGATGGAGATGTCTATTTTGACACTTCAAGTGATAGCAAATATCTTACTTTGTCAAATAGAGTTCAAGATGAGAGTGAAAAACTTCAACGTGTGCAGAGCTCATCACAAAAGAGAAACCCTGCTGATTTTGCTCTTTGGAAAAGCATACATGATGAGAGCGTAACATTTGGCTCTCCTTTTGGAAAAGGTCGCCCTGGGTGGCATCTGGAGTGTTCTGCTATGATAGAGAAACACTTAAGCAAACCTAATGCAAAGTTTGCTGTAGATATCCATGGAGGCGGGGCTGACCTACTTTTTCCTCATCATGAAAACGAAGCAGCACAAACCAGATGCGCCACAGACCATGCACTAGCAGCTTACTGGATGCACAATGGATTTGTAAACATTGATGGCGAGAAGATGAGCAAGAGTTTAGGAAACAGTTTTTTTCTAAAAGATGCTCTTAAAATTTATGATGGAGAAGTTTTACGATTTTACCTTCTTAGCACACACTATAGAAGTAACTTTAACTTCAATGAAGAAGATTTAGCGACTGCAAAAAAACGTCTTGATAAAATATATCGACTTAAAAAGCGACTCTTTGGAGTGACTTATGAAGATGAAAAAACAGATTTTAAAAAAGAGCTCTTAGAGACGCTTAGTGATGACTTAAATATTTCAGCATCACTAGCACTAATTGAAGAGATGATAACTCGCGCAAATGAGACTCTAGATACCGCAGGAAAGCATAAAGAGCTAAAAAGAGAGGCTCTCTCAAATCTCTCATTTATAGAAAAGATTTTAGGTTTTGGCATAAAAAATCCTTATGAATATTTTCAATTTGGCGTTAATGAAGAGACAAAAACAGAGATTGCAAAACTCATAGAAAAAAGAGCTGAAGCCAAGAAGTCTAAAGATTTTGCAGCTTCTGACATGTTAAGAGATAAAATTTTAGCCTATGGAGTAAATCTAATGGATACTCCGCAGGGGAGTTTTTGGGAGAAGATATAA
- a CDS encoding NAD(P)/FAD-dependent oxidoreductase: MNKKVVVIGGGYGGLRAIEFLAQQSDMDVTLIDKHPYHYLQTEAYGYIAGRFDLHDVVIDLQDWCNGFKKKVTFIYDNVQSVDFEAQSVALCDGAISYDYLIIATGAKTNFFSFIEGLREHSFGVKSLHRAHNFRVEFENLLYKKLQNEETQEINLVIGGAGLSGVEVAAEMANVVEVYKKTIGSRINSVKIYLIDASETILPGMSDFLINSTHKRVEALGVNILTNAFIEKLDDNFIYFKNQEALKYHFMIFTGGIKASDLNECIDVKKNKISQFITDSMLNIAQKKNVFAIGDCVEIRDASGKILPPTAQSAERSAEYAAESIRKRIDNKTIAPFDAKVLGVFIALGGNWASGELFGVIKVKGYSAYLLKKAITYAYYLGLRLRINTGYKNRIKKP, from the coding sequence TTGAATAAGAAAGTTGTTGTTATTGGCGGTGGTTATGGTGGTCTGCGTGCTATAGAGTTTTTGGCACAGCAGAGCGACATGGATGTAACGCTCATAGATAAACACCCATATCACTACCTCCAAACTGAAGCTTATGGATATATAGCTGGCAGATTTGACCTTCATGACGTTGTTATTGACTTGCAAGACTGGTGCAACGGGTTTAAGAAAAAAGTGACATTTATTTATGATAATGTACAGAGCGTTGATTTTGAGGCACAAAGTGTTGCGCTGTGCGATGGAGCAATATCTTATGATTATCTTATAATCGCAACTGGGGCTAAAACAAACTTTTTCTCTTTTATAGAAGGCTTAAGAGAGCATAGTTTTGGAGTTAAAAGCCTTCATAGAGCGCACAATTTTAGAGTAGAGTTTGAAAATCTTCTCTATAAAAAACTCCAAAATGAAGAGACGCAAGAGATAAATTTAGTCATTGGCGGAGCAGGGCTTAGCGGGGTTGAAGTGGCTGCTGAGATGGCAAATGTTGTAGAAGTTTATAAAAAAACAATAGGCAGCAGAATAAATAGCGTAAAGATATATCTCATAGATGCAAGTGAGACTATTTTACCAGGTATGAGCGATTTTTTGATAAATAGTACGCATAAAAGAGTTGAAGCTTTGGGTGTAAATATTTTAACAAATGCTTTTATAGAAAAATTGGATGATAATTTTATCTACTTTAAAAACCAAGAAGCTCTAAAGTACCACTTTATGATTTTTACAGGCGGTATAAAAGCATCCGATTTAAATGAGTGTATAGATGTGAAAAAAAATAAAATTTCTCAATTTATTACTGATAGTATGTTAAATATAGCTCAAAAAAAGAACGTATTTGCTATAGGCGATTGTGTAGAGATACGTGATGCTTCTGGGAAAATACTTCCTCCAACAGCCCAAAGCGCTGAGAGAAGTGCAGAGTATGCAGCAGAGTCTATTCGCAAAAGGATTGACAACAAAACTATTGCACCATTTGATGCGAAAGTTCTTGGAGTATTTATCGCTCTTGGTGGGAACTGGGCAAGCGGAGAGCTCTTTGGAGTGATAAAAGTAAAAGGTTATAGTGCGTATCTGCTAAAAAAAGCTATAACGTACGCATACTATCTAGGGCTTCGTCTTCGCATAAATACAGGATATAAAAATAGGATAAAAAAACCCTAA
- a CDS encoding class I SAM-dependent methyltransferase: MNIEELRVLLIENSRDATEEFKRLFHGRGGIYGNFKYLSIDSIDKVLSVAFYAKSEDEDSVLLMLREFIASSIYKTLVVQRRYIKGSISEVLVGELDENLYAVENGMKFKLNLLSNQNSYYFADMKNGRTFVRENSKDKRVLNLFSYTCAFSVAAKLGGALSVSNIDMSKGSLSIGKANHHLNNIEPKGVSFLPYNILKSFSRIKQNSPYDLIIIDPPTFQRGSFEAGKDYEKIVKKLSQIASDGAMVLACLNSTELESEFIINLFKEFAPEFSFVKRLENLKEFANFDEQKSLKNLLFSYNESPRERS, encoded by the coding sequence ATGAATATTGAAGAGTTAAGAGTTTTATTAATAGAAAATTCACGAGATGCCACTGAAGAGTTTAAGAGGCTTTTTCATGGAAGAGGCGGAATTTACGGGAATTTTAAATATTTGAGTATAGATTCAATAGATAAAGTTCTAAGTGTTGCCTTTTATGCAAAAAGTGAAGATGAAGATAGCGTTCTTTTGATGCTAAGAGAGTTTATAGCATCTTCAATATACAAAACTTTAGTTGTGCAGAGACGCTATATAAAAGGCTCTATCAGTGAAGTTTTAGTGGGAGAGTTGGATGAGAATCTTTATGCAGTTGAAAATGGGATGAAATTTAAACTAAACCTTCTCTCAAACCAAAACAGTTACTACTTTGCAGATATGAAAAACGGCAGAACATTTGTGAGAGAGAACTCAAAAGACAAAAGAGTACTAAACCTCTTTAGTTATACCTGTGCATTTAGTGTCGCCGCAAAATTGGGTGGCGCACTAAGCGTCTCAAATATAGACATGAGCAAAGGCTCTCTCTCAATTGGAAAAGCAAATCACCATCTAAACAACATTGAGCCAAAAGGTGTTAGTTTTCTGCCTTACAACATACTAAAGTCATTCTCAAGGATAAAACAAAACTCTCCATATGACCTCATCATCATAGATCCGCCAACCTTTCAAAGAGGAAGTTTTGAAGCAGGTAAAGATTATGAGAAGATTGTAAAAAAACTCTCTCAAATCGCTTCAGATGGAGCTATGGTTTTAGCATGTCTAAACTCAACAGAGCTAGAGAGTGAATTTATCATAAACTTATTTAAGGAGTTTGCACCTGAATTTAGCTTTGTAAAAAGGCTTGAAAATTTAAAAGAGTTTGCAAATTTTGATGAGCAAAAATCTCTCAAAAATCTTCTCTTTAGTTACAATGAGTCGCCAAGAGAGCGCTCTTAA